ATACCTATTGAAGAATagctccttaaatcgctcccacgtCAGAGCTATCTTTACCAATCTCTGTTCCTCTAGCATCTTCACAAAAAGCCACCAGCGTTTTGCATCCCCTGCCATCTTAAATGTAGCATAGCGGACCTTCTGCTCTTTCGTATAGCCAAGTACTTCCAGTATCTCCTCTATTTGCTGAACCCAATTTTCTGCAGTCACTGGATtaggtcctccctcaaaagtaggagggttcaatCTTATAAACTCCTTGATGCTATAGCCCTGATCTACCATCAGATAGTTCTGCCCTCTAGTATCCTTTCTCATTTCTGCCTTGACTTGTCAAGTTATACCCCGCAACATCGTGGAGGTATCAATATCCTCTTCATTGGAAGTCTTCGAACATCCCTTCCTTCAGCCCCTACATCCTAatccctaggatccatcttgaaaagagAACAGAAAAGggataagaattccattatcataaccctatcaacacaatcattaattTAAATTCCAATATACACCCAACTTCTCAATTTAGGACTAGTCTCACATCTCAGAaacaaaatcatctaaggtttaccgtggcttttctgaggccatggattgcttcaaaaaaatcacaggaaatcattGACATATTTCCGTTTTCAGGCTACAGAACAAAATcttatacttctcaacacctagcctacccatttcctatcctcattatCACCTATTCCTATACTCAGGTATTAATCATCCTTAAGTCTACAGAATCCCAAAATCTAAtgcgctctaataccaaaatgtaaggcctcaaacccaaaactagggtcgggagtgttatttgaaataaaacCCTGATACCACCTTATGATGCCCCGAACCTACCAAGCGGGGCTCGGGTGCCACGTAGTCCATTTACTTGAGCCTGACTTTATATCAATTAAGCAACtgaaataataacaactccttaataaaatataccaaagtttctacatctatatacatctaaaaacataacccaacatccagtattcacaactttgaaaacataaatatattacaactccaaatattataaccaaagtttataccctctatctcaaaaatgctacaacagccccaagctctctaagctcgatcccgcAAAGGTCATGaaaggatgaaattcaactatcgggtgagacacatctcagtaaggataaAATACATTAAATCAATGTGTAGCAATCATgaggtttaagtacaacatatgtatatattcattattttaaGAAGAACCCACCCACAATTATAAACTCATTCTCTATTCTTACCCAAACACATGTAAGGTTTTTTACCAacaagagttcccaaggataggggtgactatctgcccatacaagtagcacccctctactctaatgCCTTAAGCAACCTATgatcacaactaaagcatattagggcacttaccttactcagtaagcccttaggtggatgatttatctcgtactcatgcattcacacaaaggtttactaACAGAAGTtgctgagaataaggaagattacccgctcatacaagtagcttccctctgccctaatacattatgtaGTCCAGtatagctacatctgatacctatcagggcactcgcctttctcagaaaGCCCTTAGGCAGAGTTTATACTTCACCTTAAATACATactataatacaatatataatacatttttcCTTTACTTTGTATCTGTTATCTATGGATCATTCACATCACATTTCACttttcacattcacattcatatttcaTACTTATCATTTGTATATTCATATATGCTTTTACATATTCCGTTTTCATATCATTCTCATTTTTTGTTCTTATATCCGTTGTTTCCACAACTGCCATTTCCATATCCGTTGTTTCCATAACTACCATTTCCATATCTGTTGTTCTCATATTATCCATGGCTAAACttacaattatgcgtttagaacccTTTATACCGGTGAtaaatcatagtcatgcttccgccccatgatgggttgtgtggctcgaaggctaaACTTAACTCTAGTTAGCCCtctagagttaaatcaaccacattctatagTCTGTAGGTATGATTGGCTGGTCCAACACAGGTCTAGATTCCAGGGGGACACTACCATTCCCCAACATAATCGACCATCctgtctccacactctctctaagacatATGGGTGCACTAGCACTACCATACATTTTCGCAATTGTACTGTGCCCTTTTCTTGGttcaccggagttctcaaaccatacattgtaatttaacattaccaaacacatgcaaaataattcatatcacattttatttctcaatacatttccattatttcctg
This Malania oleifera isolate guangnan ecotype guangnan chromosome 11, ASM2987363v1, whole genome shotgun sequence DNA region includes the following protein-coding sequences:
- the LOC131167423 gene encoding uncharacterized protein LOC131167423 yields the protein MRKDTRGQNYLMVDQGYSIKEFIRLNPPTFEGGPNPVTAENWVQQIEEILEVLGYTKEQKVRYATFKMAGDAKRWWLFVKMLEEQRLVKIALTWERFKELFFNRYFPLSIREENIEEFTNLTQRSMTVGEYAAKFVELLHFAPFLILNEVRKARKFEKDLK